Proteins encoded together in one Hymenobacter monticola window:
- a CDS encoding endonuclease domain-containing protein, producing the protein MFTTDAKRWKTSLKAYTQHNRKHPTPAENHLWQELRGNKLNAPFRRQHAIESFIVDFVCLAAWLIVEVDGSIHGDESQAEYDGGRTHELQEYGFLVLRFTNEEVLHNTPKVLKTIAEHLAVLYPNYEPR; encoded by the coding sequence ATGTTTACCACCGACGCCAAGCGCTGGAAAACGTCCCTCAAAGCCTACACCCAGCACAACCGCAAGCATCCCACGCCCGCCGAAAACCACCTTTGGCAAGAACTGCGCGGCAATAAGCTGAACGCGCCTTTTCGCCGCCAGCACGCCATCGAGTCTTTCATTGTGGATTTTGTATGCCTCGCCGCGTGGCTGATTGTTGAAGTCGACGGCAGCATCCATGGCGACGAAAGCCAGGCCGAATACGACGGCGGCCGCACCCACGAATTGCAGGAGTATGGCTTCCTGGTCCTCCGCTTCACCAACGAGGAGGTCCTGCATAACACCCCAAAAGTGTTAAAGACAATTGCCGAGCATTTGGCTGTCCTCTACCCTAATTATGAGCCCCGATAG
- a CDS encoding flotillin family protein, whose translation MLASLSWAVLIIVGLFLLGFLSVIAKMYKKAVQGEALLRTGMGDAKVSFSGIIVVPILHKLELMDIKLKTIVISRAGSEGLVCKDNLRADVKVNFFIRVNKTHEDVVNVAQSIGAHRASDPLALESLFDAKFSEALKTVGKHFDFIELYNSREQFKQEILRIIGTDLNGYVLDDCAIDYLEQTPLQALNQDNILDAEGIKKIIALTSEQKIQANQIQRDQQKTIKKQDVEAQETILQLEKQLAENQEKQFREIANIKAREAAETEKVRQEERMKGEKARIAADEEIKISEQNRDRQILVAERNKQRTDAVETERVEQARSLEINERERIVALAQIEKEKALEEERKNIQSIIRERITVEKATVIEEERIKDTRAQAAADREKLVAVTKAQQETEQATIALVGNADMAKQAAEFRAKQSLIDAEAEKASSEHRSQAMRIMAEAEASKASAVGLAEAQVMQAKATARQKEGEAEANVLQLTATAEAQAIQAKATAQAEADEKLGVVAAKVNREKGLAEASVIEAKADADQKRGLAEVTVNEQRFAVEAKGIEAKADAMKKLDGVGKDHEEFKLRLDKEKSVELAQINIQKDIAGAQAGVISEALKSAKIDIVGGETMFFDQIIGSITKGKMVDRAVHNSEVLGTVKDAFFGHDGDGDFKTNLRRFVDKFGLSSEDMKNLSVSALLLQMMNKAGDESTRGTIAQLASTAKALGIGDKPAKTLQL comes from the coding sequence ATGCTAGCATCCCTTTCCTGGGCCGTCCTGATTATCGTCGGCCTGTTTCTCCTTGGTTTTTTGTCAGTTATCGCCAAAATGTACAAGAAAGCCGTGCAGGGCGAGGCCCTGTTGCGCACCGGCATGGGCGACGCCAAGGTGTCCTTCTCCGGCATCATCGTGGTGCCTATCCTGCACAAGCTGGAGCTGATGGACATCAAGCTGAAAACCATCGTCATCTCCCGCGCCGGCTCCGAAGGGCTGGTGTGCAAAGACAACCTGCGGGCCGACGTGAAGGTGAACTTCTTCATCCGCGTCAACAAAACCCACGAGGACGTGGTAAACGTGGCCCAGAGCATCGGCGCGCACCGCGCCTCCGACCCGCTGGCGCTCGAAAGCCTGTTCGACGCCAAGTTTTCGGAAGCCCTGAAAACGGTGGGCAAGCACTTCGACTTCATCGAGCTCTACAACTCCCGCGAGCAGTTCAAGCAGGAGATTCTGCGCATCATCGGCACCGACTTGAACGGCTATGTGCTTGACGACTGCGCCATTGACTATCTGGAACAGACGCCCTTGCAGGCGCTGAACCAGGACAACATTCTGGACGCCGAAGGTATCAAGAAGATTATTGCCCTGACCTCGGAGCAGAAAATTCAGGCCAACCAGATTCAGCGCGACCAACAGAAAACCATCAAGAAGCAGGACGTGGAGGCGCAGGAAACCATTCTGCAGCTTGAAAAGCAGCTGGCCGAAAACCAGGAAAAGCAGTTCCGCGAAATTGCCAACATCAAGGCCCGGGAAGCGGCCGAAACCGAGAAAGTACGCCAGGAAGAGCGCATGAAAGGCGAAAAAGCCCGTATTGCCGCCGACGAGGAAATCAAGATTTCGGAGCAAAACCGCGACCGGCAAATCCTGGTGGCCGAGCGCAACAAGCAGCGCACCGATGCCGTGGAAACCGAGCGCGTGGAGCAGGCCCGTTCTCTCGAAATCAACGAGCGGGAGCGCATCGTGGCCCTGGCCCAGATTGAAAAAGAAAAGGCCTTAGAAGAGGAGCGCAAGAATATTCAGAGCATCATCCGCGAGCGCATTACGGTAGAAAAAGCCACGGTAATTGAGGAAGAGCGCATTAAAGACACCCGCGCCCAGGCCGCGGCCGACCGCGAAAAGCTGGTGGCCGTGACCAAGGCCCAGCAGGAAACCGAGCAGGCCACCATTGCGCTGGTCGGCAACGCCGACATGGCCAAGCAGGCCGCCGAATTCCGCGCCAAGCAGTCGCTGATTGATGCCGAAGCCGAGAAAGCTTCGTCGGAGCACCGCTCGCAGGCCATGCGCATCATGGCCGAAGCCGAGGCCAGCAAAGCCAGCGCCGTGGGCCTGGCCGAGGCCCAGGTGATGCAGGCCAAAGCCACCGCCCGCCAGAAAGAAGGCGAGGCCGAAGCCAACGTGTTGCAGCTAACCGCCACGGCCGAGGCACAGGCCATCCAGGCGAAAGCCACGGCCCAGGCCGAGGCCGACGAGAAGCTGGGCGTGGTGGCCGCTAAGGTGAACCGCGAAAAAGGCCTGGCCGAAGCCAGCGTCATCGAAGCCAAAGCCGACGCCGACCAGAAGCGTGGCCTGGCCGAAGTAACCGTGAACGAGCAGCGCTTTGCCGTGGAAGCCAAGGGCATCGAAGCCAAGGCTGACGCCATGAAGAAGCTCGACGGCGTGGGCAAAGACCACGAGGAATTCAAGCTGCGCCTCGACAAGGAAAAGTCGGTGGAGCTGGCCCAAATCAACATCCAGAAAGACATTGCCGGCGCTCAGGCTGGCGTAATTTCAGAAGCCCTGAAGTCGGCCAAAATCGACATCGTGGGCGGCGAAACCATGTTCTTCGACCAGATTATCGGCTCCATCACCAAGGGCAAAATGGTGGACCGCGCCGTGCACAATTCCGAAGTGCTAGGCACCGTGAAAGACGCCTTCTTCGGCCACGACGGCGACGGGGATTTCAAAACCAACCTGCGCCGCTTCGTGGATAAGTTCGGTCTGAGCAGCGAGGACATGAAGAACCTGAGCGTGTCGGCCCTGCTGCTGCAAATGATGAATAAGGCCGGCGACGAGTCCACGCGCGGCACCATCGCGCAGCTGGCCAGCACAGCCAAGGCGTTGGGCATTGGGGATAAGCCGGCGAAGACGCTGCAGTTGTAA
- a CDS encoding PspA/IM30 family protein produces MNILNRLFKIGQSEAHAAVNQLEDPIKMTEQGLRDLRQDLDKSLHGLAEVKAMAIRARNEGEGFRTKAADYESKAVLLLQRAHRGELDAAEADRLAGEALLKKAENEAQAARAASDQEKFEQSAAQMDQNVATLKTTISQWENELKTLKARVTVSTATIAINKQMAQLDSSGTVALLERMKEKIAVQEALAESYGEIAQSGKSIDAEIDKALGSTGASKASEDLKALKAKLGYTE; encoded by the coding sequence ATGAACATCCTCAACCGCCTCTTCAAAATCGGCCAGTCGGAAGCCCACGCGGCCGTCAACCAGCTTGAAGACCCCATCAAAATGACCGAGCAGGGCTTGCGCGACCTGCGCCAGGACCTCGACAAAAGCCTGCACGGCCTGGCCGAAGTGAAGGCCATGGCCATCCGGGCCCGCAACGAGGGCGAGGGCTTCCGCACCAAAGCGGCCGACTACGAGAGCAAGGCTGTGCTCCTGCTGCAGCGCGCCCACCGCGGCGAGCTGGACGCCGCCGAAGCCGACCGGCTGGCTGGCGAAGCCCTGCTCAAGAAGGCCGAAAACGAAGCCCAGGCCGCCCGCGCCGCTTCAGACCAGGAAAAGTTTGAGCAGTCGGCCGCCCAGATGGACCAGAACGTGGCCACGCTGAAAACAACCATCAGCCAGTGGGAAAACGAGCTGAAAACCCTGAAGGCCCGCGTGACGGTGAGCACCGCCACCATCGCCATCAACAAGCAGATGGCTCAGCTCGACTCGTCGGGCACGGTGGCGCTGCTTGAGCGCATGAAGGAAAAGATTGCCGTGCAGGAGGCCCTGGCCGAATCGTACGGCGAAATTGCCCAGTCTGGCAAAAGCATCGACGCCGAAATTGACAAGGCCCTCGGCAGCACCGGTGCCAGCAAAGCCAGCGAAGACCTCAAAGCCCTAAAAGCGAAGCTTGGCTACACCGAATAA
- a CDS encoding YbjN domain-containing protein: protein MTNPYFATIKGYLLELGFDICHADERESVFVVDKPELAIKNLVIGCGDPLLIMEQYLLDLPAPSLEVYQRLLQKNRDIIHGAFALDDTGRKLIFRDTLQIETLDVAELEACVNSLGLLLSEFSEELISFSK from the coding sequence ATGACCAACCCTTACTTCGCTACCATCAAAGGCTACCTTTTGGAACTGGGCTTCGACATCTGCCACGCCGACGAGCGGGAAAGCGTGTTCGTGGTCGACAAGCCGGAGCTGGCCATCAAGAACCTCGTCATTGGCTGCGGCGACCCGCTGCTGATTATGGAGCAATACCTGCTCGACCTGCCCGCTCCCTCGCTGGAAGTGTACCAGCGCCTGCTGCAAAAAAACCGCGACATCATCCACGGCGCCTTCGCCCTCGATGACACCGGCCGCAAGCTCATCTTCCGCGACACCCTGCAAATCGAAACCCTCGACGTTGCCGAACTCGAAGCCTGCGTAAATTCTCTGGGCTTGCTATTGAGTGAGTTTTCGGAGGAACTGATTTCGTTTTCGAAGTAG
- a CDS encoding XRE family transcriptional regulator, with amino-acid sequence MSFVGKNIRKLRTVKKLSQAAFAELFGLARPSVGAYEEGRSEPKMETLIQIAQHFGLSVDLLLTKELTVNELYHFDIFKEQLQQPVAAPAPVAKADKQPNVTPLVYRNRALEYIVRHHDPAFIDGLPWLQLPHQLAGPTRAFEVSGADMLLHRQGLRHQDIVLCSRIDKAKPRLKAGNVYVFVTQSKVLIRRLAERPEENQPLRLRADNPDYGSQELELQQALEIWEVKGVFTTHLRAPALLDERVAELERKVEELAERLDNR; translated from the coding sequence ATGTCATTCGTTGGTAAGAATATTCGCAAGCTTCGCACGGTTAAGAAGCTGAGCCAGGCGGCTTTTGCGGAATTATTTGGCTTGGCCCGGCCCAGCGTGGGGGCGTATGAGGAAGGCCGTTCAGAGCCGAAGATGGAAACGCTCATACAGATTGCTCAGCATTTTGGCTTGTCGGTAGACTTGCTACTTACGAAAGAGCTCACGGTAAATGAGCTGTACCACTTCGACATCTTTAAAGAGCAGCTGCAACAGCCGGTGGCCGCGCCGGCTCCCGTTGCCAAAGCCGATAAGCAACCCAACGTGACGCCCCTGGTGTACCGCAACCGGGCGCTGGAATACATCGTGCGCCACCACGACCCCGCCTTCATCGACGGGCTGCCGTGGCTGCAGCTGCCGCACCAGCTTGCGGGGCCCACGCGGGCCTTCGAGGTGTCGGGGGCCGACATGCTGCTGCACCGCCAGGGCCTGCGCCACCAGGACATTGTGCTGTGCAGCCGCATCGACAAAGCCAAGCCCCGCCTGAAAGCCGGCAACGTCTACGTCTTCGTCACCCAAAGCAAAGTTCTCATCCGCCGCCTGGCCGAGCGCCCCGAAGAAAACCAGCCCCTCCGGCTGCGCGCCGACAACCCCGACTACGGCAGCCAGGAGCTGGAGCTGCAGCAGGCGCTGGAAATCTGGGAGGTGAAGGGCGTGTTCACCACGCACCTGCGCGCGCCCGCGCTGCTCGATGAGCGGGTGGCCGAGCTGGAACGCAAAGTGGAAGAGCTGGCCGAGCGGCTGGATAACCGATAG
- a CDS encoding zinc ribbon domain-containing protein: protein MSNLVQFVANYDDLSTDKGFQFKFHCDKCRNGYMSRFQPNAIGIAGSLLQAAGSLFGGLGGAENAAYHIQRAVGGKAHDEALQKAVAEGKQQFKQCTRCGHWVCPDACWNHSAGLCEDCAPDEQEELRAHQAQATQEQIRHKTRQQDYTQNIDFLNRDALLQCPNCQAKLTADQKFCGSCGTPNPAAKPQERHCTGCGAKLQPEQKFCAECGTKG from the coding sequence ATGAGCAACCTCGTCCAATTCGTTGCCAACTACGACGACCTGTCCACCGACAAAGGCTTTCAGTTTAAGTTTCACTGCGACAAGTGCCGCAACGGCTACATGTCGCGGTTCCAGCCCAACGCCATCGGTATAGCCGGGAGCCTGCTGCAGGCGGCGGGCAGTTTGTTTGGCGGCCTGGGCGGAGCCGAGAATGCGGCTTACCACATCCAGCGCGCCGTGGGCGGCAAGGCCCACGACGAAGCCCTGCAAAAGGCTGTGGCCGAGGGCAAGCAGCAGTTCAAGCAATGCACCCGCTGCGGCCACTGGGTGTGCCCCGATGCCTGCTGGAACCACAGCGCCGGCCTCTGCGAAGACTGCGCCCCCGACGAGCAGGAGGAGCTGCGCGCCCACCAGGCCCAGGCCACCCAAGAGCAAATTCGCCATAAAACGCGCCAGCAAGACTACACCCAAAACATCGATTTCCTGAACCGCGACGCCCTGCTGCAGTGCCCCAACTGCCAGGCCAAGCTCACGGCCGACCAGAAATTCTGCGGCAGCTGCGGCACCCCCAACCCCGCTGCCAAGCCCCAGGAGCGCCACTGCACCGGCTGCGGCGCAAAGCTGCAGCCCGAGCAAAAGTTCTGCGCCGAGTGCGGCACGAAGGGCTAG
- a CDS encoding helix-turn-helix domain-containing protein yields the protein MATTHTLEDFYRVKVNWLPDNLRQDLGHFNVFRLDDFVGPAARSLPYSRKDFYKITFVVGRSTYHYADKSVGVEGNALFFSNPQVPYHWEPFDERQSGFFCIFTEHFLQQHTSIRLSYFPVFQPDGQAIYLLDEAQQAHVHQLYQKMFDELDSDYAFKYDLLRAYVLELIHSAQKLQPATTLYRGSTAATRIASLFTELLARQFPIEVKGQQVKLRTAQDFAAQLAVHTNHLNRALKEVTGKTTTQLLAERLVQEAWALLKHTDWPVGLIGYSLGFEEPAHFNNFFKKHTGHTPTAARVV from the coding sequence ATGGCCACTACCCACACCCTCGAAGACTTTTACCGCGTCAAAGTCAACTGGCTGCCCGACAACCTGCGCCAGGACCTCGGCCATTTCAACGTGTTTCGGCTCGATGACTTTGTGGGGCCAGCCGCGAGAAGCCTGCCGTATAGCCGCAAGGATTTCTATAAAATCACCTTCGTGGTGGGCCGGAGCACCTACCACTACGCCGACAAAAGCGTGGGCGTGGAAGGCAATGCCCTCTTCTTTTCCAACCCGCAGGTGCCCTACCATTGGGAGCCGTTTGATGAGCGGCAAAGCGGTTTTTTCTGCATTTTCACCGAGCATTTCCTGCAGCAGCACACCAGCATCCGGCTCTCCTATTTTCCCGTGTTTCAGCCCGATGGCCAGGCCATTTACCTGCTCGACGAAGCCCAGCAGGCCCATGTGCACCAGCTCTACCAAAAGATGTTCGACGAGCTGGATTCGGACTATGCCTTTAAATATGACCTGCTGCGGGCCTACGTACTCGAGCTGATTCACAGCGCCCAGAAGCTGCAGCCGGCCACCACGCTCTACCGCGGAAGCACGGCCGCTACGCGCATTGCATCGCTCTTTACCGAACTGCTGGCCCGGCAGTTTCCCATCGAAGTGAAAGGGCAGCAGGTGAAGCTGCGCACGGCGCAGGACTTCGCTGCGCAGCTGGCCGTGCACACCAACCACCTCAACCGCGCCCTCAAGGAAGTAACCGGAAAAACCACCACCCAGCTCCTGGCCGAGCGCCTGGTGCAGGAAGCCTGGGCCTTGCTCAAGCACACCGACTGGCCGGTGGGCCTCATTGGCTACAGCCTGGGATTTGAGGAGCCGGCGCATTTTAACAACTTTTTCAAGAAGCACACCGGCCACACGCCCACCGCCGCGCGGGTTGTTTGA
- a CDS encoding SDR family NAD(P)-dependent oxidoreductase, which produces MDTPQTWFITGASQGLGLALATQLLAAGHRVAATSRHLAGLTAAISEPTASFLPLAVDLPSEASVAQAIEVTLATFGRLDVVVNNAGYGMGGSIEEMTDAETRHSFETNVFGALNVIRKALPHLRAQGSGHIINISSIAAMAGATGWAIYSATKAAMSACSEVLAQDVADFGLKVTVVEPGALRTNFLAPESLVMARQPIAEYEAVRASHARYLTMNGAQAGDPAKAADAIIGLASEKNPPLHLLLGTDAYERAQAKLASLTQQFDTWQAVSKSIAFD; this is translated from the coding sequence ATGGACACCCCCCAAACCTGGTTTATCACCGGCGCCTCGCAGGGCCTGGGCTTGGCCCTGGCCACCCAGCTGCTGGCAGCCGGGCACCGCGTGGCGGCTACCTCGCGCCACTTGGCCGGCCTCACCGCCGCCATTTCAGAGCCCACAGCATCCTTCCTGCCGCTGGCCGTCGACCTGCCCAGCGAAGCCAGTGTGGCGCAGGCCATTGAAGTCACCCTTGCCACCTTCGGCCGCCTTGATGTGGTGGTGAACAACGCCGGTTACGGCATGGGCGGCAGCATCGAGGAAATGACCGATGCCGAAACCCGCCACAGCTTTGAAACCAACGTGTTTGGTGCGCTGAACGTTATTCGAAAGGCCCTGCCCCACCTGCGGGCGCAGGGCAGTGGGCACATCATCAACATTTCCTCCATTGCCGCCATGGCGGGCGCCACGGGCTGGGCTATTTATTCCGCGACGAAGGCGGCGATGAGTGCTTGCTCGGAAGTGCTGGCCCAGGACGTGGCCGATTTCGGCCTGAAAGTGACGGTGGTAGAGCCCGGCGCGCTCCGCACCAATTTCCTTGCGCCCGAATCTCTGGTGATGGCCCGCCAGCCCATTGCCGAGTACGAAGCCGTGCGCGCCTCCCACGCCCGCTACCTCACCATGAACGGCGCCCAGGCCGGCGACCCGGCCAAAGCCGCGGACGCCATCATTGGCCTGGCCAGTGAAAAAAATCCACCGTTACACCTGCTGCTCGGGACCGATGCCTACGAGCGGGCGCAAGCCAAACTGGCCTCACTCACTCAGCAGTTTGACACCTGGCAGGCCGTCTCAAAATCCATCGCCTTTGACTAA
- a CDS encoding TonB-dependent receptor, translating into MAVSTSFWRRNGLLLALAFWLLPDSGRAQSLTVILRDSLSQAPVIGGSVSVPGTGVGAATDVRGEAVLTPAPAPGTRLRVEALGYRARLVAAPTAGTPLILQLAASAQAIEEEVLVTATRTNSRLEDLPTRVEVIGEEELTEENGIKPGNIASLLGDLAGTQIQPTSPTTGNADLRIQGLPGRYSQILRDGLPLLGGYSGSFGILQIPPLDLRQIELIKGSSSTLYGGGAIAGLVNLVSKAPVLGTPQLTFTANQSTLRESNLNGFASGRGQRVGYTLFAGGTRQQSTDVDGDGFVDVPRLRNFTVHPRLFYYPKNGQLALGYTGTVEDRQGGDAAVVQNKTTDASPRFFVTNRTQRHSADLIYTQDSTNGGSLTVKGTASWFRRGVSTNTVAYAARQLSYYSEVSYLHRYGHHTLVGGLNVLGEDFQPLPAESRTPLLNDYTYATVGGFVQDDWQLTPALNVQGGLRLDHHNRYGTFLLPRLAVLFKASADFTLRLNGGYGYRVPVPYVNDLDEREITRVQPLRGLGAERSQGLNGDVNYLHRFASGLSLNLNQGFFYTRLQDPLTLTQPAAIDPNDPFLPLRWYNAAAPTVSQGLESYARLRYNGTEIYLGYLYTYARRRYDALNPNVPLAARHKLSTVATQEVGEHLALGIEASYTGRQYLDDGSTRPGYPIVAALVRYATGPWAFILNGENLLDYRQTRREAVVFGDRANPTFPELWAPVEGRVFNLSVNWKLIRE; encoded by the coding sequence ATGGCTGTTTCTACTTCTTTCTGGCGGCGCAATGGCCTGCTGCTGGCGCTGGCATTCTGGCTGTTGCCAGACAGCGGCCGGGCGCAGTCGCTCACGGTCATCTTGCGCGATTCGCTGAGCCAGGCGCCCGTGATTGGGGGCAGCGTGAGCGTGCCCGGCACCGGCGTGGGTGCCGCCACCGACGTGCGCGGCGAGGCCGTGCTCACCCCCGCCCCGGCCCCCGGCACCCGCCTGCGCGTGGAGGCCCTGGGCTACCGCGCGCGGCTGGTGGCCGCCCCGACCGCGGGCACCCCGCTCATCCTGCAGCTGGCCGCCAGCGCCCAGGCCATTGAGGAAGAAGTGCTGGTGACGGCCACCCGCACCAACTCCCGCCTCGAAGACCTGCCCACCCGCGTGGAAGTGATTGGCGAGGAGGAATTGACCGAGGAAAACGGCATCAAGCCTGGCAACATTGCCTCGCTGCTCGGCGACCTGGCCGGCACTCAGATTCAGCCCACTTCCCCTACTACCGGCAATGCCGACCTGCGCATTCAGGGCCTGCCGGGGCGCTATTCCCAGATATTGCGCGACGGCCTGCCGCTGCTTGGGGGCTATTCAGGCTCGTTCGGCATCCTGCAGATTCCGCCGCTCGATTTGCGCCAGATTGAGCTTATTAAGGGCTCCAGCTCCACGCTGTATGGCGGCGGCGCCATTGCGGGCCTGGTAAACCTGGTGAGCAAGGCGCCGGTGCTGGGCACTCCGCAGCTCACGTTCACGGCCAACCAGTCGACGCTGCGCGAAAGCAACCTCAACGGCTTTGCCAGCGGGCGAGGCCAGCGGGTGGGCTACACGCTGTTTGCGGGCGGCACCCGCCAGCAAAGCACCGACGTGGACGGCGACGGCTTCGTGGACGTGCCCCGGCTGCGCAACTTCACGGTGCATCCGCGCCTGTTTTATTATCCGAAAAACGGCCAGCTGGCCCTTGGCTACACCGGCACCGTGGAAGACCGCCAGGGCGGCGACGCGGCCGTGGTGCAGAACAAAACCACCGACGCCTCGCCCCGCTTCTTCGTCACGAACCGCACCCAGCGCCACTCCGCCGACCTCATCTACACCCAGGACAGCACAAACGGCGGCAGCCTCACCGTGAAAGGCACCGCCAGCTGGTTTCGGCGCGGGGTGAGCACCAACACCGTGGCCTACGCGGCCCGGCAGCTGTCGTATTATTCCGAGGTGAGCTACCTGCACCGCTACGGCCACCACACGCTGGTGGGCGGCCTCAACGTGCTGGGCGAGGACTTCCAGCCGCTGCCGGCCGAAAGCCGCACGCCCCTGCTCAACGACTACACCTACGCCACGGTGGGCGGTTTCGTACAGGACGACTGGCAGCTCACGCCCGCCCTCAACGTGCAGGGCGGCCTGCGCCTCGACCACCACAACCGGTACGGCACCTTCCTGCTGCCCCGCCTGGCCGTGCTCTTTAAGGCCAGCGCCGACTTCACCCTGCGCCTGAACGGCGGCTACGGCTACCGCGTGCCCGTGCCCTACGTGAACGACCTCGACGAGCGCGAAATCACTCGCGTGCAGCCCCTGCGGGGCCTGGGCGCCGAGCGCAGCCAGGGCCTCAACGGCGATGTGAACTACCTGCACCGCTTCGCCTCGGGCCTCAGCCTGAACCTAAACCAAGGCTTCTTCTACACCCGCCTGCAAGACCCACTGACGCTCACCCAACCCGCGGCCATCGACCCTAATGACCCGTTCCTGCCGCTGCGCTGGTACAATGCCGCCGCGCCCACCGTGAGTCAGGGCCTGGAAAGCTACGCCCGCCTGCGCTACAACGGCACCGAAATCTACCTCGGCTACCTCTACACCTACGCCCGCCGCCGCTACGACGCCCTGAACCCCAACGTGCCCCTGGCCGCCCGCCACAAGCTCTCCACCGTGGCCACCCAGGAAGTGGGCGAGCACCTGGCGCTGGGCATCGAGGCCAGTTACACCGGCCGCCAGTACCTCGACGACGGCTCCACCCGCCCCGGCTACCCCATTGTGGCGGCCCTGGTGCGCTACGCTACCGGCCCCTGGGCCTTCATCCTCAACGGCGAAAACCTGCTGGACTACCGCCAGACCCGCCGCGAAGCCGTGGTGTTCGGCGACCGGGCCAACCCTACGTTCCCCGAGCTCTGGGCGCCGGTGGAAGGCCGCGTGTTCAACCTGTCGGTGAACTGGAAGCTTATCCGAGAGTAG
- a CDS encoding helix-turn-helix transcriptional regulator — MNRIDRLFGITTLLQTKKHVPAEQIAERFGISVRTVYRDIKALGEQGIPISFEPNRGYFLVQGYFLPPVSFTPEEANALVLLEAIAGVLADTSIRAHSATALHKVKAVLRAPAKDRLEQFTSRIELHVPEYAPGPADYLAPLQSAIASRHIVELAYCDKSGVASQRRVEPIGLAFYNFAWHLVGWCHLRQDYRDFRLTRMQQLTATTSPFTQPQHITLTEYIARLHRPQAV; from the coding sequence ATGAATCGCATCGACCGCCTGTTCGGCATCACCACGCTGCTGCAAACAAAGAAACACGTGCCGGCCGAGCAGATTGCCGAACGGTTCGGCATCAGCGTGCGCACCGTGTACCGCGACATCAAGGCGCTGGGCGAGCAGGGCATTCCCATCAGCTTCGAGCCAAACCGGGGCTACTTCCTGGTGCAGGGTTATTTCCTGCCGCCGGTTTCCTTCACCCCGGAAGAGGCCAATGCCCTGGTGCTGCTGGAAGCCATTGCCGGCGTGCTGGCCGATACTTCCATTCGAGCCCACAGCGCCACGGCGCTGCACAAAGTGAAAGCCGTGCTGCGGGCGCCGGCGAAAGACCGGCTGGAGCAATTCACCAGCCGCATCGAGCTGCACGTGCCCGAGTACGCGCCGGGGCCGGCCGACTACCTGGCCCCCTTACAATCGGCCATTGCCAGCCGGCACATTGTGGAGCTGGCCTATTGCGACAAAAGCGGCGTCGCCAGCCAGCGCCGGGTCGAGCCCATTGGGCTGGCTTTCTACAATTTTGCCTGGCACTTGGTGGGGTGGTGCCACCTGCGGCAGGACTACCGCGACTTTCGGCTGACGCGCATGCAGCAGCTCACGGCCACGACCAGCCCGTTCACGCAGCCGCAGCACATCACCCTCACCGAGTACATTGCCCGCCTGCACCGGCCGCAGGCGGTCTGA
- a CDS encoding VOC family protein, protein MNFASVRVITADIDRLLPFYEQVTGMPATRFTPDFAELRTPTATLAIGSTRTLQFEGGQGARAASNQSAILEFRVADVDAEYQKLAEVLRGSVVQGPTTMPWGNRSFLFRDPDGNLVNFFAPVTPEAIQRFEGR, encoded by the coding sequence ATGAATTTCGCCTCCGTCCGGGTCATCACCGCCGACATCGACCGCCTTCTGCCGTTCTACGAGCAAGTGACCGGTATGCCCGCCACCCGCTTCACGCCCGATTTCGCCGAGCTGCGCACGCCCACGGCCACGCTGGCCATTGGCAGCACGCGCACCCTGCAGTTTGAGGGCGGCCAGGGCGCCCGCGCCGCCAGCAACCAGTCGGCCATTCTCGAATTCCGCGTTGCCGACGTGGATGCCGAATACCAGAAGCTGGCCGAAGTGCTCCGCGGCAGCGTGGTGCAGGGCCCCACCACCATGCCCTGGGGCAACCGCTCCTTCCTGTTCCGCGACCCCGACGGCAACCTGGTCAACTTCTTCGCGCCCGTCACGCCCGAGGCCATCCAGCGGTTTGAAGGGCGGTAG